The genomic DNA GGTGACGGATGCCGTCAAGGAGCGTCGCGTCGTCACGATCCTGCATGAGCTCGCGCACATGTGGTTCGGCGATCTCGTCACCATGAAGTGGTGGAACGGCCTCTGGTTGAACGAGTCGTTCGCCGAGTGGGCATCGACCATCGCCACGGCCGAGGCCACGGAGTGGACCGAAGCGTGGACGACCTTCAACGCGATGGAGAAGACCTGGGCGTACCGCCAGGACCAGCTCCCGTCGACGCATCCGATCGTCGCCGAGATCAACGACCTCGAAGACGTGCAGGTCAACTTCGACGGCATCACCTACGCCAAGGGCGGGTCCGTGCTCAAGCAGCTCGCCGCCTGGGTGGGCATCGAGGCGTTCTTCGCCGGTGTCTCGCAGTACTTCCAGAAGCACTCGTGGGGCAACACCGAATTGAGCGACCTGCTGGTCGAGCTCGAAGCCACCAGCGGCCGCGAACTCAGCTCGTGGTCGAAGAAGTGGCTGGAGACCGCCGGAGTCAACACTCTCGAGCCGGTCATCGCCGATGACGCCGACGGCACGATCACCCGGTTCGCCGTGACGCAGACCGCACCGGCCGACTACCCGACCATTCGCCCGCACCGTCTGGGAATCGGCTTCTACTCGCTGCAGGAGGGCGCACTCGTGCGCAGCCACTACGTCGAGGTCGACGTCGACGGCGATCGCACCGAGGTGCCGGAGCTGCACGGCCTGACGCGCCCCGACCTGGTGCTGCTCAACGACGACGACCTCGCCTACGCGAAGATTCGTCTCGACGAGCGTTCACTCGCCACGGCGATCGCTCATCTCGCGGACATCAGCGCCCCCCTGGCGCGCTCGCTCGTGTGGGGCGCGGCCTGGGATCAGACCCGCGACGCCGAGAGCGCCGCGTCCGACTACATCGATCTGGTCCTCGGCAACATCGGCCGCGAGACCGAGTCGACCACCGTGCGCACCACACTCGCGCAGCTGCGCACCGCTGCGAACCTCTATGTCGCACCTGCAGACCGCACCGCGGCCCGCCAGAAGGTCGCCGACGGCCTGTGGGCGCTCGCCGAGTCGGCCGAGGCCGGCAGCGACAGCCAGCTGCAGTTCGTGACGGCGTTCGCGAACGCGCTGGTCACCGCGGAACACGCCGGTATCGTCGGCCGTCTGCGCGCGGGTGAGGAGACGTTGCCCGGCCTCGAGATCGATGCCGACCTCAACTGGCAGTTGCTCGTCGGCCTGGCCTCCATCGGCGCCACGGACGCAGCCTCCATCGATGCAGCCCTCGCCGCAGACAACACGTCGAAGGGTGCGGAGTTCGCGGCTCAGGCCCGTGCCTCGCTTCCGGATTCGGAGTCGAAGAAGGCGGCATGGGCGTCGCTCATCGAGCGCGATGACGCACCCAACACGATCGTCCGCGCTGCCGCCCTCGGATTCGTTCACCCGGCGGGCGTCGGCGTGCTCGGCGAGTTCGTTCCGGCGTACTTCGACATGCTGCTGCCGATCTGGGACTCCCGCAGCTACCAGATCGCTCAGTACCTCATCACCGGGCTCTACCCGACAGCGCTCGGCAACATCGAACTCCGTGATGCGACCCGCGCCTGGCTCTCGGCGAACCAGGATGCCGCGCCCGCGCTGCGTCGTCTGGTTCTGGAGAACCTCGCCGACGTCGAGCGGGCGCTGGCCGCTCAGGCGCGCGACGCGGACGACTGAGTCCTCTCGCCTCGAATCGGGCCTCTGCCGCAGCGCTTCCAGCCTGCGCAGAGGCCCGATCAGTAGGATCAGGAAGTGATGTTGATGCCTTTCGAGACTGATCCAACGGCTCCCCCGACCGACCTCGGCGGGTGGGGCGACGTGCTCGCCGTATTGGCCCAGATCGGCGGTAAGGCGCTCACCGTCGCACTGATCATCGTCAGTTGCGTCGTCATCGCCCTGCTGCTGCGTCTGGTGATCCGCCGCGTCGTCCACCGCATCGTCGACAGCGCCAAGAGCAAGGCCGCAGTCGACGACACCCAAGCCCTCGAGCGATCGCCCCTCGCGGACATGAGACTCGTGCAGCGCACTCGCACGCTCGGCAGCATCCTGCAGAACATCGTCAACGTGATGCTGGTCGTGATCGCTCTGGTGTTGACCGTGAACGCTCTCGATCAGAGCCTGCTCGGTTCCCTCACTCTGCTCACCGCTGCGGTGGGTGCTGGCCTCGGCTTCGGCGCGCAGAACATCGTCAAGGATGTGCTGAACGGTATCTTCCTCGTCGCCGAGGATCAGATCGGCATCGGCGATGTCGTCGATCTCGGCCTCGCCAGCGGTGTCGTCGAGTACGTCAGCGTTCGCATCACCCAGGTTCGGGATGTCAACGGAACGCTCTGGTACGTGCGCAACGGCGAGGTGCTGCGGATCGGCAACATGTCGCAGGGGTGGGCACGAGCCATCATCGACCTCGGCGTCCCGACCGATGCCGACCTCGATCTGGTAGAGCAGACCATGCTCGAGACAGCTCAAGGGCTCGCCAAGGATCCCAAGTGGCGCACGCGCATCGTGGAGAAGCCGGAAATCTGGGGGCTGGAGTCCATCGGCGGCGACGCTCTCGTCGTGCGCGTCGTGATCAAGGCGCGCGCGAACGCGAAGGACGACGTCTCGCAGGAACTCCGCAAGCGCCTGCGCACCGCGCTCTCCGAGAAGGAGATCGCCCTCCCGAGCATGGCTGCCGTCGTCCCGACCGGCCTCGACGGAGCCCAGCGCGTCCGCGGTGCCAACCCGCCGAAGACCCGGCCGACCGCCGTCACCGGTGTACCGACGGTCTCGCGCGGCATCTGGCGCAAGAAGGACACGGCGACAGAGCCATCCAAGCCCAAGGACACGAAATGACGTTCTACGACGAGGTCGGCGGCCACGACACCTTCGCGAAGATCGTCGCCGCGTTCTATCGCGGTGTCGCCGATGATCCGGTGCTGAAGCCGATGTATCCCGAGGAGGACTTGGGGCCGGCGGCCGAGCGACTCACGCTCTTCCTCGAGCAGTACTGGGGCGGGCCGACGACGTACGGTGAGACCCGCGGGCACCCGCGTCTGCGCATGCGCCACATGCCGTTCCACGTCGATCCGGACGCCCGTGATCGTTGGCTGAAGCACATGCGCGCGGCCGTGGACGAGGCGAAGTTGTCGCCTCTGCACGAATCCACGCTCTGGGACTACCTCGAGCGTGCGGCGTATGCCATGGTGAACACATTCGAGCCGTCCGGCATCGGTCCCGCATCGGATGGCCGCGCGACACTCGAAACCCGAACTCGTCAGGATTCAACGGAGACCACATGACGCACCACCCCGCCTCCCTGTCCGCCGACGTCCTCGTCATCGGCTGGGGGCTGGCGGGGCTTGTCGCCGCCTGCGAGGCGATCGATGCCGGCCGTCGTGTGATCATCATCGATCAGGAACCGCGCGTGAACATCGGCGGCCAGGCCTGGTGGTCGTTCGGCGGATTGTTCTTCATCGATTCCCCGGAACAGCGCCGGATGGGCATCCGCGACTCCCTCGAGCTCGCCGCACAGGACTGGTTCGGAAACGCCGCGTTCGACCGGCCGGAAGACAAATGGCCGCGCCGCTGGGCGCAGGCCTACCTCGAGTTCGCCGCTGAGGAGAAGCGCGCATGGCTGCGCGAGCGCGGTGTCTCG from Microbacterium sp. LWO13-1.2 includes the following:
- a CDS encoding globin; protein product: MTFYDEVGGHDTFAKIVAAFYRGVADDPVLKPMYPEEDLGPAAERLTLFLEQYWGGPTTYGETRGHPRLRMRHMPFHVDPDARDRWLKHMRAAVDEAKLSPLHESTLWDYLERAAYAMVNTFEPSGIGPASDGRATLETRTRQDSTETT
- a CDS encoding mechanosensitive ion channel family protein; protein product: MLMPFETDPTAPPTDLGGWGDVLAVLAQIGGKALTVALIIVSCVVIALLLRLVIRRVVHRIVDSAKSKAAVDDTQALERSPLADMRLVQRTRTLGSILQNIVNVMLVVIALVLTVNALDQSLLGSLTLLTAAVGAGLGFGAQNIVKDVLNGIFLVAEDQIGIGDVVDLGLASGVVEYVSVRITQVRDVNGTLWYVRNGEVLRIGNMSQGWARAIIDLGVPTDADLDLVEQTMLETAQGLAKDPKWRTRIVEKPEIWGLESIGGDALVVRVVIKARANAKDDVSQELRKRLRTALSEKEIALPSMAAVVPTGLDGAQRVRGANPPKTRPTAVTGVPTVSRGIWRKKDTATEPSKPKDTK
- the pepN gene encoding aminopeptidase N; translated protein: MPGENLTRIEAQERRDVIDTQSYEVALDLTKGAEVFGSRSVVRFTATPESFTFIDLIAREVREISLNGELLDPDEVFADSRIALASLQAENVLVVDADCEYTNTGEGLHRFVDPVDQEVYLYSQFEVPDSRRVFAVFEQPDLKATFQFTITAPAAWKVVSNSPTPEPIIHDGSAGSESVATWGFEPTPRISSYITALVAGPYESTFSELTSSSGDVIPLGVYGRKSLWQHLDADYIFDKTRQGFEYFESKFGVPYPFAKYDQLFVPEFNAGAMENAGAVTFTESYVFRSKVTDAVKERRVVTILHELAHMWFGDLVTMKWWNGLWLNESFAEWASTIATAEATEWTEAWTTFNAMEKTWAYRQDQLPSTHPIVAEINDLEDVQVNFDGITYAKGGSVLKQLAAWVGIEAFFAGVSQYFQKHSWGNTELSDLLVELEATSGRELSSWSKKWLETAGVNTLEPVIADDADGTITRFAVTQTAPADYPTIRPHRLGIGFYSLQEGALVRSHYVEVDVDGDRTEVPELHGLTRPDLVLLNDDDLAYAKIRLDERSLATAIAHLADISAPLARSLVWGAAWDQTRDAESAASDYIDLVLGNIGRETESTTVRTTLAQLRTAANLYVAPADRTAARQKVADGLWALAESAEAGSDSQLQFVTAFANALVTAEHAGIVGRLRAGEETLPGLEIDADLNWQLLVGLASIGATDAASIDAALAADNTSKGAEFAAQARASLPDSESKKAAWASLIERDDAPNTIVRAAALGFVHPAGVGVLGEFVPAYFDMLLPIWDSRSYQIAQYLITGLYPTALGNIELRDATRAWLSANQDAAPALRRLVLENLADVERALAAQARDADD